The genomic interval GACCGGCGCCAGTTGCACCGGCGCGGTCTGCACCTTGGCGTTGGCCTGCGCGATCGCGACCGCCTGGCGCGCGGCCTCGGCCACGCCCTGCTCGGTCAGCGAGTTGGTCGCGGCGAAGCCCCAGGCGCCGCCGGCGACGACACGCACGCCCACGCCGGTCGATTCGGTGCTGACCACGTTCTGGACCTTGTCCTCGCGGGTCATCACGAACTGGCGCAGATACCGGCCTACGCGTACGTCGCAGTAGCTCGCGCCCGCGGCGGTCGCCGCATTGAGGCCGGCATCGGCCAGTCGCTTCTTGAAGCCCACATCGAGCGCGGACAGCAGTTGCTCGGCAGCAATGACCTTGCCGAAGACGGCGGGCAGCAACAGGCCACCCGCGCCGACACCAGCGAGGGCGAGGAAATCGCGTCTATGCACAGCAGGTCTCCCGAGAAGCGAAGGTCCGCAGCGAGCGCGGACGTGGCGATGAGATGGCGACGCGTCCCCTACGCGCCATCCGGATTGATGACATGCCGCGCGCGCCTCGTCCAGTGACGAATGGCACAGGCCTGCCACCTGAGTCGGATCCTGCGCGCTGCCGACTCGGCGATCACGCCGGCCGACCCCGGCATACGACCGATGCCCTTGGCGTGGCGCCGCGGCGACCCTGCACCTTCCGCATCCGCGACCGGCTGCATCCACATCAGGAGATACTGCAATGCCATTGACCCCAACCCAGGCGAGCGAGGCCGTCGCCGCCCTGCTCGACGCGAGCGCCGAGCTGTTCTACGGCGGCGACCGGCCAACCGTGTTCGGCGAAGCGATGGTGCCGATCGTGATCGAAGTGCCGGGCACCCAGCCCAATGGCAACCTGGCGCCGGCGACCGGCGGCTACGGCATCGAGGCCAGCCAGGGCCTGCTGGGCCTGGACGACGAGGTCGCGATCAAGTTCGCACTCGCCCACGAAGCGGGACACGGCATGAGCGAACGGATCCTCGCCGACATCGGCCTGCACGGCATCAGCGGACCGGCCACCGAAGTCATCGCCGATCTCGCCTCCGCTTATCTGCTGACCCGGGTCGGGCACGGCTGGCCGGAGGTTCTGGCCAGCGTGCGGGCCTGGCCACAGAACGGTATCTTCGACGAAGACGCCAGCGGCAATCACCCGTCCGGTGCCGACCGCGTCCGCCATGTCGAGACCCTTGCGCACGCGATGGCGCAGCAGCCACCGCCGTCGTTCGGCGAGACCGCGCTCGCGATCTGCCAGTCGCTGTAGCGGCCCGGCGTCGGGACGATGCCACCGCGCTTCGCCCCGACGCGCGCTCGCTGCTACAGCGAGCGTGCGGTGTTGATCACGTTGATGCCGTCGAAGCGCGTGGTCGCCGCGCCGTGCGAGACCGCCGAGACCTGGCCGGGCTGGCCCTTGCCGTCGAAGAACGAACCGCCGAGGCGATAGTCGCGTTCGTCGCAGATCGCGCTGCAGGCGTTCCAGAATTCCGGCGTGCGGATCTGGTAGGCCGCGTCCTCGACCATGCCGGCGATCTCGCCATTGCGGATCTCGTAGTACAGCTGTCCACCGAACTGGGCGTTGTAGCGCTGCTGGTCGATCGAGTACGAACCGCGCCCGTGGATGTAGAGGCCACGCTCGACGCCGGCGATCATCTCGCGCACCGTCAGCGGCGACCGGCCCGGCGACAGCGAGACGTTGGGCATGCGCTGGAATTGCACGCTCGACCAGGCGTCGGCGTAGCTGCAGCCATCGGATTCGGTCTTGCCCAGCAGATGCGCCTGATCGCGCGTGGCCTGGTAGTCGACCAGGATGCCGTCCTTGACCAGGTCCCATTGCTTGCAGCGCACGCCTTCGTCGTCGTAGCCGACCGCGCCCAGGCTGCCGGGCTGGGTCTTGTCGGCGACGAAGTTCACGATCTCGCTGCCCCAGCGGTAACCGGCGTCGCGCTTGTCGAGTGTGGCGAAGCTGGTGCCGGCGTAGTTGGCCTCGTAGCCGAGCACGCGGTCGAGCTCGAGCGGGTGGCCGACGTTCTCGTGGATGGTCAGAAACAGGTTCGACGGATCGAGCACGAGGTCGTAACGGCCGGGCTGGACCGAGGGCGCGCGCAACTTCTCGCGGGCCTGCCGGGCGGCGGCGACCGCGTCCTCGCGCATGTCGTAGGCGCGGTCGTAGGCGACCACGCCGCCAGGCAGTTCGAAACGCTGCGCGGGGTCCGGCGTGAGGTACTCGTAGCCCAGCCCCATCGGCGCCGACAGACCATCGCGGGTGCGGAACTTGCCGCTGGCCTTGTCGATCGCGGTGACCGTGAACGGCGCCCAGATCCGGTGCACGTCCTGGTCGATGTACGAGCCGTCGGTGCTGGCGAAGTACTTCTGCTCGTTGACCAGGAACAGCCGCGAGCCGACGAAATCGGCGCCGGCGGCGATCGCGGCGGCATTGACGTCGAGCAGCAGCGCGACCTTGTCCTCGACCGGCACCGCCATACCGTTGCGCGCAATCGGCGTGCGCCAGGCGACCTCGCCCACGCCCGCGACCGGCGCCAGTTGCACCGGCGTCGCCTGGATGCGCGCGTTGGCTTTCGCGATCGCCACCGCCTGACGCGCGGCCGCAGCGACGCTGTCGGGATCGAGCGCATTGGTCGCCGCGAATCCCCAGGCGCCATCGGCGAGCACACGGATGCCCACGCCGGTGGATTCTTCGTTGACGACGTTCTCCACCCGCGCCTCGCGGGTCATCACGTACTGGCGCAGATAGCGGCCGATGCGCACATCGCAGTAGCCGGCGCCACCATCGCGCGCGGCCTGCAGGGCAACATCGGCGAGCCGTCTCTTGACGGCGGGGTCGAGCGCGGTGGTCAGTTCCTCGGCCGCGATCACCCGGCCGATCCCGCCCGGCAAGAACAGGCTGCCCAGCCCGATCCCCCCCAGGGCCATGAAGTCGCGACGCCGCATTGCACTCTCCCCGCGGCGATGGCCGCACAACCCCCGATTCTTCTGCGCTCAGCGCCAATGCGTCAAATCCAAACCACAACCGGGGTCAGAGTGCATTTTTGCTCGAAGGCACGCACGCATCATGCGACATGCGAAAAATGCACTTTGACCCCGGTTTGGGGCGCTGGGTCGAGCCGACACGATCGGCACATGCGGCGCGGTGGCGGCGCCTCTATGCTTGCGCGCTGTCCCAATGCCTGGAAATTGCCGCATGCGCCGTTCTCTGCTCGCCGTCGCCGTACTCACCGCCGCCCTCGCCGGCTGCAACCGGGAGGCGCCGAGCGCCCCCGCCAACGCGCAGGATGGCGCAGCTGCCACGGCACCCTCGCCCGCCGACGCGGCATTCGCCGAACTGTCGAAGCGCTACCTCGACGAGGTGATGGCGCTGTCGCCGGTGTCGGCCACGCAGATCGGCGACCACCGCTTCGATGCCGAGGTCGACGACCTCTCGGCAGCGGGTCGGCAGGCAGGCCTGGACTTCAATCGCCGCTACCTGGCCGAGCTTGGCGCGATCGACTTCGACAAGCTCTCGCGCGAGAACCGCGTGGACGCGCTGATTCTGCGCAACCAGCTCGAATACGGGATCTGGGACACCGAGGTCATGCAGAGCTGGGCCTGGGATCCGCAGACCTACAGCGGGCTGGCCGGCGGCGCGATCTACGGGTTGATGGCACGCGAGTTCGCGCCGATGCCCGAACGTCTGAAGTCGGCGACGCAGCGCATGGAGAAGATTCCGGCGATCCTCGCCCAGGCGCGCGAGAACCTGGATCCGGCGCGCGTGCCGCCGACCCACGCACGCACGGTCGCGGCGCAGAACAAGGGCGTCCTGGCGCTGATCGAGACGTTCATCACGCCCAATGCCGACCAGTTGCAGGGGCAGGACCGCGCGCGCCTGGACGCGGCGGTCGAAACGCTGCGCGCCGCGGTCGAGGAACACCAGGCCTGGCTCGACGGTACGCTGGTGCCCAATGCCAAGGGCGAGTTCCGCATTGGCGCGGAGAAGTACGACCAGAAGCTCAAGTTCGCGCTCAATTCCTCGCTCTCGCGCCAGGACATCCGCCAGCGTGCCGAGGCCGAGCTGACCCGCATCCGCGACGAGATGTACACCGTCGCGCAGACGGTGCTCGAAGGCCGCGATGGCGCGCCCGCAACGCCGGCACAGCCGACCGAAGACCAGCGCCAGGCGGCGATCGAAGCGGCGATGGAGGTCGCCTATGCCGATCGCCCCGGGCGCGAGGAGGTTGTGGAATACGCGCGCCACACGCTCGATGTCGCCACCGAGTTCGTCCGCAAGCACGACCTGGTCACCGTGCCCAACGATCCGGTCAAGATCATCCTGATGCCGGAGTTCCAGCGCGGCGTCGCGGCGGCGTATTGCGATTCGCCTGGCCCGCTCGACAAGGGGCTGGACACCTACTACGCGATCTCGCCGATTCCCGAAGACTGGAACGATGCCCAGGTCGATTCGTTCCTTCGCGAGTACAACAAGCACATGTTGCACGTGCTGACGATCCACGAGGCGATGCCCGGTCACTACCTGGAAGGCGCGCATTCGGTGAACCATCCCTCGACGCTGCGCGCGGTGTTCCGCTCCGGCCCGTTCGCCGAAGGCTGGGCGGTGTACACCGAGCGGATGATGGCCGACGCCGGCTATGCCGACAGCGATCCGCTGTTCCGGCTGATGCAGCTCAAGTTCTATGCGCGCGCGGTCGCCAACGCGATCCTCGACCAGGGCATCCATGTCGACAACTGGACCAAGGAGCAGGCGCTGGATCTGATGGTGCGCCAGACGTTCCAGCAGCAGAGCGAGGCCGAGGGCAAGTGGACGCGTGCGCAGCTGTCGTCGACCCAGTTGGCGACCTACTTCGTCGGCGCGCAGGAGCACTTCGACGCCCGCAAGGCGGCCGAGGCCGCGCGCGGCGAGGCGTTCAACCTCAAGCAGTACCACGACGACATGCTCGCCCAGGGCGCACCGCCGGTCCGCTTCGCGCGCCAACTGATGCTCAACGAAGAGATCCAGTAACCCGAAAAACCGGGGTCAGCATGCAATTTACAGCGCGTGGATCGGCGCCTTGTCGCCCACGCAAAACTGCACGCTGACCCCGTTTCTACTGACCCCGTTTCTAGTTTCTAGGGCCTTCGAAAATGCACGCTGCCCCCGGTGTTCAGGGGCGAGCGGCGGCGAAGGCGTCGGGCAGTGTCTGCACCTGGCCGCAGCGGCTGGGATCGTAGCCGGGCAGCAGGCCGAGTTCGTGGCGAAAGCCCTCGCTGCGCAAAAGATCGAGCAGCCCGCGCAAGCGTCCGGATTCGAGCACGTCGTTGTGGCACAGGAAGAAGTAGTGCTCGGTGACCAGCGGGTGGAAGTCCAGCCCGTAGCGCCGAGCCGGGGGTTCGAGCGCGAAGCCGACGTCGGCCAGGCCGCTGGCGACGTATGCGGCCACCGCAGCGTGGGTCAACTCCTCGACGTCGCAGGCGCGGATGCGGTCGAAGGCGATGCCGTGGCTGGCCAGCATGGTCTCGAACAGCAGCCGCGTGCCCGACCCGGGCTGGCGGTGGATCACGCGGATGTCGGGCCGTTCCAGGTCCTGCAGCGTGCCGATGCCCAGCGGATTGCCAGCCGCGAGCACTAGCCCCTGGCGGCGCATCGCCAGGTGGATCACGCGATCGGCATCCAGGTCGAGGCGCGGACGGTAGTGCGCGAATAAGGGCGCTTCGAGCGTGCCGATCGGCAGGTGCAGGCCGGCGATGTCGCAAGCGCCGGTGCGCAGCGCGGCCAACGCGTCGTCGGGGCTGCGGTACTTGAGGTCCAGCGCCACGTCCGATGCCGCCATCGCACGGCGCAGCGTCTCCACGCCGAAGCCATGCGAGGCATGCACGCGCAATGGCCGCGCATGCGCGCCGACCGTGCGTTCGAGTTCGGCCTCCAGTTCCGTCGCCAGGCTGTCGAGTAACGGCGACAGGCGCGCGGCGATCCGGCTGTCGGCCCAGACCAGGCGCTCGCCGATCGCCGTCAGCGAGGCCCCACGGCCGCGGCTCATGCGCAGTAGCGGCTGCCCGAACACCGCCTGCGCGTCCTGCAACCGCCCCCAGGCGTAACGGTAGGACACCCCAGCCTGGCGAGCAGCCGCGGCGAGCGAGCCAGTCGCCCGCACAGCCAACAGCAGGTCGACCAGTGGCGACGACAAGCCCACGCCGTCGCTGTTCTCGAGCGTCCATTGCGGCTGGATGCGGACCTTGTACATCGCGACTCCCGCCCGCGTCGGCGGGACCAATAGGCTTTCGAAAGCCGATTATTAGACCAATGGCGCTTCACGTACAGGCCTGATGCGGCTACCGTTGCGACACTTTGTCGCATCAGATATGCATTTCACAGCATATTTGGCCGCGATACCGCATCCGGCTGATCGATTCGGGAGGATCCATGGCCAACAGCACCGCAGCTCCGCTTCCTGCCGCCGCAGCGCCTTCGGGCGGCCTGCTGTCAAAAGAACGCATCATCGCCAAGGCCGGTTTCAACCGCTGGCTGGTTCCGCCGGCCGCACTGGCGATCCACCTGTGCATCGGCATGGCCTACGGCTTCAGCGTGTTCTGGCTGCCGCTGTCGATGGCCGTCGGCATCAATGCGCCGGTCGCCTGCGGCCCTGAGATGGGCTTCTTCGCACGCATCACCTCCGCCAGCTGCGACTGGCAGATCAGCGAACTGCAGTGGATGTACACGCTGTTCTTCGTGCTGCTGGGCTGCTCGGCCGCGATCTGGGGCGGCTGGCTCGAACGCGTCGGCCCGCGCAAGGCCGGCTTCGTGGCCGCCCTGTGCTGGTGCGGCGGCCTGCTGATCTCCGCGCTTGGCGTCCATCTGCATCAGATCTGGATGCTGTGGTTGGGCTCGGGCGTGATCGGTGGCATCGGCCTGGGGCTGGGCTACATCTCGCCGGTGTCGACGCTGATCAAGTGGTTTCCCGATCGCCGCGGCATGGCGACCGGCATGGCGATCATGGGCTTCGGTGGCGGCGCGCTGATCGGCAGCCCGCTGGCCGACATGCTGATGCGCCACTTCGCGACCCCGACCTCGGTCGGCGTCAAGGAGACGTTCCTGGTCATGGCGGTGGTCTACTTCGTCTTCATGATGGCCGGCGCGTTCGGCTACCGCGTGCCGCCGACCGGCTGGAAGCCCAGGGGCTGGACGCCGCCGCCGGCGTCCAACAACGCGATGATCACCCAGGGCCACGTGCACGTGAAGAAAGTCTGGGGCATTCCGCAGTTCTGGCTGGTGTGGGCGGTGCTGTGCCTCAACGTCTCGGCCGGTATCGGCGTGCTGGGTCTGGCCTCACCGATGCTGCAGGAAATGTTCGGCGGTCGCCTGATCGGGGTCGACGCCGGCTTCGGCGACCTCAGCGGCGAGCAGCTGTCGGCGATCGCCGCGATCGCGGCAGGCTTCGTCGGCATGCTGAGCCTGGCCAACATCGTCGGCCGGTTCTTCTGGGCTTCGATGTCCGACAAATTCGGACGCAAGCTCACCTACTCGATCTTCTTCGTGCTCGGCATCGCGCTGTACGCCGCCGCGCCCACGCTCGGCAACGCCGGTTCGATTGCGCTGTTCGTCATCGCCTTCTGCGTGATCCTGTCGATGTACGGCGGCGGCTTCGCCACCGTACCGGCGTACCTGGCCGATCTGTTCGGCACCCAGCACGTGG from Luteimonas sp. S4-F44 carries:
- a CDS encoding DUF885 domain-containing protein — its product is MRRSLLAVAVLTAALAGCNREAPSAPANAQDGAAATAPSPADAAFAELSKRYLDEVMALSPVSATQIGDHRFDAEVDDLSAAGRQAGLDFNRRYLAELGAIDFDKLSRENRVDALILRNQLEYGIWDTEVMQSWAWDPQTYSGLAGGAIYGLMAREFAPMPERLKSATQRMEKIPAILAQARENLDPARVPPTHARTVAAQNKGVLALIETFITPNADQLQGQDRARLDAAVETLRAAVEEHQAWLDGTLVPNAKGEFRIGAEKYDQKLKFALNSSLSRQDIRQRAEAELTRIRDEMYTVAQTVLEGRDGAPATPAQPTEDQRQAAIEAAMEVAYADRPGREEVVEYARHTLDVATEFVRKHDLVTVPNDPVKIILMPEFQRGVAAAYCDSPGPLDKGLDTYYAISPIPEDWNDAQVDSFLREYNKHMLHVLTIHEAMPGHYLEGAHSVNHPSTLRAVFRSGPFAEGWAVYTERMMADAGYADSDPLFRLMQLKFYARAVANAILDQGIHVDNWTKEQALDLMVRQTFQQQSEAEGKWTRAQLSSTQLATYFVGAQEHFDARKAAEAARGEAFNLKQYHDDMLAQGAPPVRFARQLMLNEEIQ
- a CDS encoding substrate-binding domain-containing protein, translating into MYKVRIQPQWTLENSDGVGLSSPLVDLLLAVRATGSLAAAARQAGVSYRYAWGRLQDAQAVFGQPLLRMSRGRGASLTAIGERLVWADSRIAARLSPLLDSLATELEAELERTVGAHARPLRVHASHGFGVETLRRAMAASDVALDLKYRSPDDALAALRTGACDIAGLHLPIGTLEAPLFAHYRPRLDLDADRVIHLAMRRQGLVLAAGNPLGIGTLQDLERPDIRVIHRQPGSGTRLLFETMLASHGIAFDRIRACDVEELTHAAVAAYVASGLADVGFALEPPARRYGLDFHPLVTEHYFFLCHNDVLESGRLRGLLDLLRSEGFRHELGLLPGYDPSRCGQVQTLPDAFAAARP
- a CDS encoding OFA family MFS transporter; this translates as MANSTAAPLPAAAAPSGGLLSKERIIAKAGFNRWLVPPAALAIHLCIGMAYGFSVFWLPLSMAVGINAPVACGPEMGFFARITSASCDWQISELQWMYTLFFVLLGCSAAIWGGWLERVGPRKAGFVAALCWCGGLLISALGVHLHQIWMLWLGSGVIGGIGLGLGYISPVSTLIKWFPDRRGMATGMAIMGFGGGALIGSPLADMLMRHFATPTSVGVKETFLVMAVVYFVFMMAGAFGYRVPPTGWKPRGWTPPPASNNAMITQGHVHVKKVWGIPQFWLVWAVLCLNVSAGIGVLGLASPMLQEMFGGRLIGVDAGFGDLSGEQLSAIAAIAAGFVGMLSLANIVGRFFWASMSDKFGRKLTYSIFFVLGIALYAAAPTLGNAGSIALFVIAFCVILSMYGGGFATVPAYLADLFGTQHVGAIHGRLLTAWAAAGILGPLVIGHMREYQLSLGMPPSQVYNTTMYILAGMLALGLVCNLLVRPVNAKYFMTPEELAHEKQLAHEKVDASGKSLLSQDDMDRIGSGGNPLLVAFCWAAVGIPLAFGIWKTLEKALVLFS
- a CDS encoding TldD/PmbA family protein, yielding MRRRDFMALGGIGLGSLFLPGGIGRVIAAEELTTALDPAVKRRLADVALQAARDGGAGYCDVRIGRYLRQYVMTREARVENVVNEESTGVGIRVLADGAWGFAATNALDPDSVAAAARQAVAIAKANARIQATPVQLAPVAGVGEVAWRTPIARNGMAVPVEDKVALLLDVNAAAIAAGADFVGSRLFLVNEQKYFASTDGSYIDQDVHRIWAPFTVTAIDKASGKFRTRDGLSAPMGLGYEYLTPDPAQRFELPGGVVAYDRAYDMREDAVAAARQAREKLRAPSVQPGRYDLVLDPSNLFLTIHENVGHPLELDRVLGYEANYAGTSFATLDKRDAGYRWGSEIVNFVADKTQPGSLGAVGYDDEGVRCKQWDLVKDGILVDYQATRDQAHLLGKTESDGCSYADAWSSVQFQRMPNVSLSPGRSPLTVREMIAGVERGLYIHGRGSYSIDQQRYNAQFGGQLYYEIRNGEIAGMVEDAAYQIRTPEFWNACSAICDERDYRLGGSFFDGKGQPGQVSAVSHGAATTRFDGINVINTARSL